GAGTTATCGTATTTATGTAAGGGTCTACGGCTGGCAATGTTTATAAAGTGAAAGATAAAATTACTGGacaacaatttgatttaaatcgtcattaaaaaaagatgtactaacgatgaaataaatattatgtgaaaagttcctttttgaatttttttatggaaaaaaaactggcttttttgtttgttaaggGATTTAAAAGATATGAACGGGTTTTGTTTGTTATGATGAAATGTTgatcaaaggagtaggtccggtaagaacCGATTTTGGCTTTAAATGTCAAGTTcttctgacgaaagattttgaccactttctAAACACAttagtgtctatttcatttgaactaATTAGTTGATATGAATGATTTTAACGGtttagtcattaaaaaagaTCTGATTCAAgctttaatattgaaaatctaccaaatatgcctaaaaatgtcacttttcagatgttatttgtccaaaatgaaagtggccgttTCCGttttcatcctcaacctttatatatgttatgtattatcatcaaatacaacttacatatagaataaccacacattgtctcgaaatatcaatattatttgtacaaggcttagGAACAGGTAGAAAGCGAGGCTGTGCCGAGCATTTcaacctgtttcgagccgagtaaaaataacagatttttacatttcgagacaatgtatggttattctttatatactgcAACTCTTAAAACGGTTCTAAATgaagtattttgagtaaaaacatcatttcttaatttgaagCGGACGACGTTAAATTTCCGCGaacctgtatgttttattgacgtcaaacggtcagtgactgtatatcacATATGAGTATAcagtcaatgcaatttgactgctcaaatagcacagctgtagtatataattcaatattaaggatgaataCGAATGCAGCcatttttactaaaatttaactaaaatgctagaattgtgaagattccagtaattaagcatgacttaatggtgctagttcTTAagatatgtgcattgtattgtcacaAACAGCCCAtgcagaagcattttactgtccaataaatagctaaaagtttacattttaaacattttgtaaaactaccatttttggggccaaaaagaggtcttaaTGGACCTACCCCTTTCTATAGACATGCTACAGGTTTTATTTTTAAGACAAGTCGTTACGATCGGTCGTATAACTAATGCATTGTTTTCGATTTGCACAAAAACTGACATAGATTAGGAAGCATAAAAAATCCGCCATTTATTAGGAAATAACAAAACTTCTCATAGATTAGGATTGTAATAACTTTACTATAAAGTTGGGATGGCGTGACGTCGTacttgccatagattaggaatctgccatagatgTGGAACCAACCATAGATATGAGTCCTCAATATATCGcctcattttattttacaggaaAACGcacatgtatctttttttttatagtgcaGCCTTTTACTTCATGAACATCTATAAAGGTACAATTCTACTaaatattaaacacaaaaataccaaactctaTTAAAATGCAAAGCAGAAAGTTAcctggcaaaataaaaagctcaaacacatcaaatgcaTGGCAAACAATTGTCGAATTCGTGACTATGTACAAGCATATTCTTATgctaaaatacagaaatttagATATAGCAAAAATAACCTGGTGATACAGCTAGCTTAATCTCTATAATATGAAAGACGCGTACAATTGACAAGGACTTGTGAAATAAATGGTACAAATGTCAAGATGTATTGGAACAAATGCAATCAATATACTGTTATAAACTAAATCCCAATAAAACATACAactatgtcaacaaagaaaaccGAATGGCATCTACACATTATATGAAAGCACGTAGCCAAAATTTAAAGACATGAAATAAAGTACCATAGGATAATAACACAATGGCGAGAAGTATGCTAATAAGTACCGAGCCGTTAGAAGAATAATTATATAACCAAAAATttactaaacagtaaaagttgataaatattcaaaGATAAACCAAAGAACACTATTACacgtaataacattaacggtaccaatttgtctgcaccagatgcgcatttcgacaatgcatgtctcttcagtgatgttcgtggccaaaatatgtacaattcaaaggttatataaaaaatgaagatctataatccaaaagttccaaaaagtataacattccttaatttataatattttttatcattttgtaagacaaaaaaatccgtattttcatgccagtaccggaGTACTGGCTACTGAACTGGTGatattactcaatttatttcacttgactgggcggagtttaaccggttcgctcataataaaccaATCCATCTATAGTTAGGGATTTAAGGACAAACTCAAaaatgaagtgtccagtcattgttttgaaaaatcctttgatgacactgataggtgattagaaatcagtaataattataacggcaatcatccttatcacacacatcttatAATAGACTGTCCTCATGCAAATTAAAACGCAAGTTCCGcacgatcagttgaaataacattggtaatacccTCGTGAACTAACAGTCCACCAttagaggcatcgacccagtggtagtaataacattaacggtaccaatttttctgcaccagatgcgcatttcgacaatacatgtctcttcagtgatactCGTGGTCAAAATATGTACAATCCAAAGCGTATATAAAAGCTTGTAATTTAGATTTTAATCACAGAGAATATGTACTTCAAGACCATAgaatacttttttcatttattttgtaacctAATAACAAATGATAATATTATAGAAATCTTATATgaacaaatgtataataaacaaaaagaaagaggAAAGGTAtattcatttttgtctttataatGTTGTATACAATATATTCTTCAATATATGACGATTTTCCATTTGATCAAAGGTAGATACCCACTCTCTCTCTCAAAGATTTCATGCGAAAAAGGGGAGGAGCAAactattatgtttttatttaagcGAATGAAAATAGGAAAGCAATAAAAAGTATTCTCTTCTAGCTTCGCAACATACAAATAATAAGTATTTATCCATATTAATAAACAACAATGAGATTTACTGATCATTTGATAGGCAAAAACGTATTTCCAAATTTCGCcttgttttagaaaaaggtgTGTTTTCTGTGTTCTGCTGATTTGGTTGGCTTgatgtctcttttacacattcattactcaaacatgttttttcttcaaaaatgtcATTATGTTTATCAATACAACTGAACAATTTTTTTGTGTCCTTTATTCTTATGTTCAAATGTAGgcactaaatgaaaaaaaaataaaagagttaTTATACTGTCacaggtaccagtcttgtattgtATCTTATGTCTGGTGGATGTCGAAATTCGACCTGAATTAAgataagttcatttttttttaaattcttgtcacaattacttttttgtatgtttgatgAAAAGTTCATAGTGAACTAAAACatcattttctgtatttttaaaaacattgcaTCATCTTATAGATATCAAAACAAGGAAAGAGGAAGgctaacataaaaaaatgtgtctattcagaattttatttcttaaacattttgaattacAGCTGTTTTGCATGTTAGGCTTTGGAACACTTAAATCAAAAggacattaaaaatatacaaagaaaaaaaaaacatttaacatgtaATTACGATAAAGCATAAATAATTCCTAGGATCTCAACTTCAAGACCATAATGAGTCAAATCTGAAAAGACTTATTTATCGTCGACATACGTTATTCTCCTGAAACAAAATGTATCACACCATTTTATGTTCACTATGCAGACAGgtttttaattgaaacatattgaaataaacaaatgttttttcatagtaaatacaatacaattactggacagttgctatccattcgtttgatgtgtttgtgcttttcattttgccatttgattaaggattttcgttttgatttattttctctGACCGTTTCTATGCATGTTTGTGTGGTTTTTTTAGTTCAGTTtagtttctgttgttccgttgtttttttttgcttctaGTATATCTTTCCCTctgttttagtttttattttggatttattttaaaataaatcgatttatgactattgaacagcggtatactacggtgttttttttttcatgtaagaTAAATCGTACGATGTACGTTTTGTTAATACCATACACCCATGACATGGTCATAACATGTTATTTCGAGATTTTCAATGATTGTGCAAACGTTAGGATGTTTCTAAGCTGCAATCTCATCGAAGGCCTTGAGATGAGATTTGGTCCGGAAACATCCTCGAGATTGAAAAACGTCGAAAATCTAGTTCGAAATTCCATTTATAATCTGTTGAACGCAACATTGCCTATAACGCCTTTTGTGTATTACATTGACAAATGCACGTGCACACTTAGTTTCTGATGATAATTTTCAATCTAAAGCGAATAGCCCGATATaaaaagattaaagaaaaaaaaacaacggaaAATTTACTGATCATTATGTTTATTGTTAAACAGAAAGAATAATCTTGTGAACCATTAAATAGTTAAACTTTGGATGTAACGCCTATtatgattggctgacgttattttgttattagcccatagacataatttagtcatatgactgtgacgtcatcaacgtttttgaatggttttatacggtacaaaatggaatttagaattaaattataagaaatgactgtaatattttttttgtctattcgaaacaacataaaacaaaatgtggtgcaaactgttaaataacccgctacgcgcatTATTCAAcgtgcaccaattttttttatattttttcttcatatacataaacaatattacagtcattccttaaatggtAAAGTAAATAGTTGGCATCTTAAATTGTGTAGATCTCTAAGTACCATATTTAATCTTTTCTGTCTTATGATTAGACAGTACCTTAAATCAAGTCCACCTTTCTTCTTTCAGATGCATATTAATAATCATTTTATTGATTGGACTCCTGAACATTTGGTATCAATGTTATGACATACGTATCAAAGGATTACTATTTAGACGTACAAACATAACAGAAAGAACTTTGGCAGCAAATGTGTCATTATATGACACAGTAACCATAGATATAAATAAGAAAGACATGAAATTGACTTATGTAAATTCGACAATGAAACCAAGAAAGGTACATGAAGATGTGTGCAAGGATCGGATTAACactgttgcttttttaaaagttcataaAGCAGGAAGCTCCACAGTGATGAATATATTTCTAAGATATGGAGATTCTCATGGACTGAACATTGCATTACCCAGGGTTCCTAAACCAAAAGAGGACAGTGGTAGCTGGAATTATCTCGGCGTAGAtacatttttacagaaaaaaagacTTATTCCAATTCCTCGAAACGAAACATATAGCATTATATGTAACCACGTTGTTTACAGTAAAGACAAATTTACAGAAATACTTGGTCAGGATGCCGTAAATATTGGAATAATACGACATCCAGCATCACATTTTCTCTCTGGAGTATATTATTGGCATGTACTTGATAGAATAAGAGAGAGAATAAAGGGAGAAAACGACAATGAACGTATGTCCATGTATTTACAACACCCGGATTTAAATAAACGTCTAATGCACAATCGGATGTCCTTTGATTTTGGACTCCCagtcaaatattttgacaacgATACTGCAATTGATGAAAAACTTAAATCACTGGATAAAGAATTTTCTTTGATAATGCTTTTGGAATACTTTGTCGAATCTCTGGTACTAATGAAAAGAATATTATGTTGGGATCTAAAAGATATATTATTCATGCCAATAAATGcatattcaaagaaaaaaggaaacaaaattaAGTTATCACCAGATGATATCAGCAACCtccaaaaatataattatgcaGATTTTaggttatatcaatattttgagaCGAAGTTTATGAGACAACTTAATAAAACGAGCCACAATTTCCATGAAGAAGTTGAAAACTTTAAAGCCGTGCAAGAAACTGTATCAGTTTAttgtaaaaatagaacaaaaaatcAACCTGCCGAAGTACTGACAATCGACGAAACTGTTTGGAATAACTCTTTTAATATAACTGTAAAAGAATGTAAATTCATGATGGAAGATGAACTACATTTATTGCAGCGATTAGGAAAAAAAGccgaaaaaaaatatcatcaaaaatcgaaataaaattgattgatttaGATATTGAATAACAGAaattaatatgaatatttttttataaattattatcaaaCTTTAAAGCTATATTTATGCACTGAGATCTATGTTAGTAATACTTAGCCTACGTCATTTTCGAAATTTTAGAATTGAATGAGCGTTGCTGTGTTCGGGgtttattgtataatttcaaGAGTTTTATTGTTAAATCGGAAAAGATTGATACGATTAATTTCACATCATATTGATGATTATATCGGTTATTAAATAATACGATTAAAACAGTCCTAATACTTCCATATCGGCATGTGTCCTACTGGTGACGTTTTCTTGGTCATATAAATCACGTGATCTATATTGCGTTTCGGCCCAGTCCAATATTCCAATACGGACTGGCAATGAATCCTGAATTACATTTAAACATATACTGTAAATGTAATTCAGGACTCATTGCCAGTCCGTATTGGAAATATTGGTCCTATATTCACATCATTGCTAGTCCGTATTGGACATATTGGCCCTATATTCACATTTGATGAATGTAATAGATTATTCAGAACAAGTCTCTATTGAAAAAGTAGAactatttaataaaagtgttataaactgggtttttttctgtattggcacaGGTATAGATAATCAGTCAGCTGTATTGGCCCTCGACCCTACAGCAAatcttgaatctataccagtgctaatacagaaacagccagttaatTTCACTATATTATTcgataaatttatatataatgatatttgatatatccTTATGTACTATTGgtgttttgtacaatttttacaTTTCTATTCTAAATATCAGTACAACAAtattaaatctgcaaatttgatatttttctgttCGACCTTCGCCGTTAATCGATCTCATGCTAATAGAAATTTACAATAACTACTTGATTCGAGTACCGAGTACGACTACAAATCCTAGAGGTAAGCTGTAGGGGTGGTCTCAAAACTATTTGTACACATATTAATTTTACCGTGTTACATTTTTTCCTTACAATGGGaaagtgcaaaacaattcatCATATAGTTGAAGAAAACGCTTTTTCATTCCCTCtttataacagataacaaaaatcAGAGTCTTTTTGCTCTTGTTATTTGATTAtttctgtatgtttttttttattctaactGATGAATTTCTTTATGGTTATTCTATTATCTTCTTTAACTTTTCAGTTTGACAGGTTTTTTTGATAACGCAATTGAAAGAGTGTtctattgttatgcttttacttttctacatttgctagagatatagggggagggttgaaatctcaTACACATGTTtgaccccgccgcaattttgcgcctgtcccaagtcaggagccgcctttgttagtcttgtatgattttaaattttagtttcttgtgtataattcggagttaagtatgacgtccatcatcactgtactattatgcatatttttaggggccagctgaaggacacctacgggtgcgggaattctcgctacatgaagacccattggttgccttcggctgttttctgctctatggtcgggtggttgtcgctttggcatattcaccatttcctttctcaattttatgtaagcTTTTCTGAAAACAATCTTAAAAAagataacataaaattgagaacaaACGATACAAACTGTTGCATACTTATTCTGGTAAATTATAGATCAAAAtgaaaacgaaaaataaaagaacGAATTAAAACGACAGGACTGTGTAGTGTGTGGGAAAAGAATTGATGGGATGTGGAGGTTGATGTGGCTTCAGGGGGATCTTTATTTGATAGTATATagccatataaaaaaaaatttagaactgTGCATTAAAAGGGAATACgttttagttttctcgtttggttTGCTTCACATAATTATGTCATTTCCGGCCCCTTTGTAGCTTATTATTTGAAGTTTGTACGCAGAACTATACATTTTGTAGTGTTATAACTGTTGGAAAGTTGCCTTGTTGGAAATCATATACCACatctatttgatttaaattattctttgttttatgaTTGTTTGACATTTTGTGTTTAGTTGTTTTCATAAATCCATAAATTATGTTGTTTGTATTTCTTATTTGCGCAACGACAACCTTGAACCATAATCGTTTCATCACTTTCAGATGAATCTAAGCGTTTGAAATGACTAATAACAGAATACCTAGTTTCCGTTGAACATGCTAATGGCGTTTTGAAATGCTATAAAGTCATGGGAACTATTTGAAGGCATCCTCGTTACAAACTAAAAGTCATTGTTGGAGTTTGTGAGAGTTTTGTTAATCCCCGAACGAACTTTTCAATTAGTATTATAATGATTACAACACAATgtttaaaatggtttttttatattgttttgggATATCCCCTGACTTTTAAACTGTCTTGTTATGACTCGGAACCGGACTCGGATCGGAGCCATACAGTTATTGAAAATCTCTATTGGGATGTCGATATATCACTACCTACACTGTGTCCAGTGATCTAGCCCACTTGACCACCTAGACTTCAGCCTTCTGTGACCAATTACTAGTACTACCTTTCCCGCAGAATGATTTTAAGTTGTAACACAGTACATGACACATTTGGAATGAAGACGATAGTGATTGCAGTTCAGCTAAATTAGTTTTCGTAAAGGATCGTAATGCAGTCATAGGTATTTGTACGTCAAAACGAAAGACAACTCTTTGACAGATCCATCAATAGGATAAACAGTGAGGGGATACATCATGGAAAACAcatattatattcataattacACTAAATATcactacaataaaaattccatCTTTATGAATAATTTATCATGACGGGTTACGACGACAGATAAAAACTGACATGGAAAGGTTACCCGGCCACCAGAAGCTTTATAATTGTAAAGCCTAGCTAGGTGGTCGAGTGGTATATCGCAAGGCGATTTTGTGCCatgatatctcagtagcatgagttTGAATTCCGGCAAGTATTTTTTGGTgctgatttttaatttactgtttAATTATGAATATGATATGTGTTTTCAGCCATGTATTACCTTCAATTATCTATTGATGAGTCtgttacagatctaacattgttgggctgttattaagaaaaaatatatatatagaatgtgTTTTCAGCCTagcattataatataattattatttctgttactaaatctacaaatttgatgattttttatgtcttgtttcaatattatacaaatgtgcTGTCTACTTAATACTCATTTGTTGTCACCTTTTCGGTTATTAATTTTGTCTGAGTTTAgttgttttgttaaatatttctacATTAAATCATTAGAATTATTTAGTGTATTGCTGACTACTAATTTTAAACCGAGTTATACATGAATCTGCTGTCATTTTATACATGTGAGATTTTAGATGTGTTAAGCAATGAGGTCCAGCGGCATTTATAAAGTGCATCTTGTTGTACTCATTATAGAAATCTGGATCAGTGCGAGTCAAATCACGGAATATACGATGTACCCAATAATATCCATAGACATCAGGTGGATACGGTTTAATAGACCACCTCTTACGAACCTCGTGTCTCCACCTAGATATTAGGTAAGAGGTATTTGTAGTTGCAATGAACCAGCTTGATATATGGGGCATCTCGTTTTGGGTCACATCGGAGTCCCTTCTTTCGTATGTGAAAAAATTACTCCTTTCAGCTGCACTATCAATCCATGACACTAATGGTTCATTGCAATGAACAGTTGCATCAGCCCAAATTCCTCCATACTGTGCCAGTAATTCTAGTCGAATGATATCAGATTTTGCTTGAATGATGGCACTGTTCCAGGCTTCGTCTGAATAGTATATTCTACGGTTGATAATAGCCTCAGCTTGTTTCATGTCGAgaataacaattttgaaatctgTGTTTAGTTCACTCCATGATTTCAAACAAGCACGTTGAAGTTCTGGAGCTTGCTCAAAGCCTCGATCCCAAAACATCCAAATCACACGTGGTATTTGTATCTCTTTCGTGAAAAAATGAATATAGCAAAATAGTAGAAAGAGCAAACTAATGACTGAagaagttttcaaaaatatttttctgaatggACGAATTAAATACATATTGTCTTTACCGGTACTCTTATATTTCGACAAATCATGTCAGGTGTTATTTGAAATTGGAAGTATCGTACACCTTCGTCGTAAAAGGATGATCGTTTCCTACAATAGACAAAATAACAGTTGaagcatgttaaaaaataataactctAGCTATCCCGTTGCATGGttggaatttattttgtattcaattgtatatatgaacatatatatcaaaagttAAATCTGCGTTTAAGTgtgttttgaataaatataactgTCAAATCTAGTTTAAATTTGCCCTTAGAGGTTTTAACGATTGTCCTATAAGGCTCAAAAAGTATCGGAGGTGTGGTTACCCAAGTCATCATACTGTCACTCTCTggtgttatttttgaaatttttgttttaatagaaaaaaacatcattaatCAAGATTTCTTTTCGAAGTTTACCAAATTATAATTCAACATTGATCCTTGTGCAATAGACAAAGTAATAACATATGATAAAACAAGACCA
This Mytilus trossulus isolate FHL-02 chromosome 14, PNRI_Mtr1.1.1.hap1, whole genome shotgun sequence DNA region includes the following protein-coding sequences:
- the LOC134697483 gene encoding galactosylceramide sulfotransferase-like; the protein is MKPRKVHEDVCKDRINTVAFLKVHKAGSSTVMNIFLRYGDSHGLNIALPRVPKPKEDSGSWNYLGVDTFLQKKRLIPIPRNETYSIICNHVVYSKDKFTEILGQDAVNIGIIRHPASHFLSGVYYWHVLDRIRERIKGENDNERMSMYLQHPDLNKRLMHNRMSFDFGLPVKYFDNDTAIDEKLKSLDKEFSLIMLLEYFVESLVLMKRILCWDLKDILFMPINAYSKKKGNKIKLSPDDISNLQKYNYADFRLYQYFETKFMRQLNKTSHNFHEEVENFKAVQETVSVYCKNRTKNQPAEVLTIDETVWNNSFNITVKECKFMMEDELHLLQRLGKKAEKKYHQKSK